The Desulfotignum phosphitoxidans DSM 13687 genome has a window encoding:
- a CDS encoding nucleoside deaminase, whose product MDSTHSHKNADSDDVFMLSALAQAAAALEQGEFPVGCVIVQENRIISRGARNGTIPEPGRRAIISEVDHAEIRALRQLESCPYPVMPEKCTLYCTLEPCLMCFGAIILTGIPRIVYAFEDPMGGGTLCDLASLPLLYKNCRVQVKTGVCRRKSLDLFYNFFNKKGNQYWKNSLLEQYVRDQKQHGSGK is encoded by the coding sequence ATGGATTCAACGCACAGCCATAAAAATGCCGACAGCGATGACGTCTTTATGTTGTCTGCCCTGGCCCAGGCAGCGGCAGCCCTTGAGCAGGGGGAGTTTCCCGTTGGGTGTGTGATCGTTCAGGAAAATCGGATCATCAGCCGGGGAGCCCGGAATGGAACCATCCCGGAGCCGGGTCGACGCGCCATCATCAGCGAGGTGGATCATGCGGAAATCCGTGCGCTGAGACAGTTGGAATCATGCCCTTATCCGGTGATGCCGGAAAAATGTACGTTGTATTGCACGCTGGAACCGTGTCTGATGTGCTTTGGAGCGATTATACTGACCGGGATACCCCGAATCGTTTATGCGTTTGAAGACCCGATGGGCGGGGGGACGCTATGTGACCTGGCATCGTTGCCCCTGCTTTATAAAAATTGCCGGGTGCAGGTAAAAACAGGGGTCTGCCGCAGAAAAAGTCTTGATCTTTTTTATAATTTTTTCAATAAAAAAGGGAATCAATACTGGAAAAACAGCCTGCTTGAGCAATATGTGCGGGATCAGAAACAGCACGGGTCGGGCAAATAA
- the infC gene encoding translation initiation factor IF-3, whose amino-acid sequence MSKQGRQDQSNVNKGIRAEEVRVIGADGEQIGILPLAEALRIAEDQALDLVEVSPDAKPPVCKIMDHGKFKYEQTKKKQEAKKKQKTTQIKEIKVRPKTDDHDLATKARHIEKFISNNDKVKITLVFRGREVVLKEQANAVLEKVVNLTSEFAVVEQFPRFEGRVITMLLAPK is encoded by the coding sequence ATATCTAAGCAAGGACGACAGGATCAATCGAATGTGAACAAGGGAATCAGAGCTGAAGAGGTGCGTGTGATCGGCGCCGACGGGGAACAGATAGGTATTCTGCCCCTGGCGGAAGCTTTAAGGATTGCTGAAGATCAGGCCCTGGATCTGGTGGAGGTGTCTCCGGATGCAAAACCACCGGTCTGCAAGATCATGGATCATGGAAAATTCAAATACGAGCAGACCAAAAAGAAACAGGAAGCCAAAAAAAAGCAGAAAACCACACAGATCAAGGAAATAAAGGTCCGACCGAAAACCGACGACCATGATCTGGCGACCAAAGCCCGGCACATTGAAAAGTTTATCAGCAACAATGATAAGGTCAAGATTACACTGGTATTCCGGGGGCGTGAGGTGGTGCTCAAAGAACAGGCCAATGCCGTGTTGGAAAAAGTGGTGAATCTGACCTCGGAATTTGCTGTGGTTGAACAGTTTCCTCGATTTGAGGGCCGGGTGATTACCATGCTGCTTGCCCCGAAATAG
- the rpmI gene encoding 50S ribosomal protein L35 gives MPKIKTTRAAAKRFKKTGSGKYKFRKSHASHILTKKTTKRKRSLRLDQMVAGSDMKEVRRMLPNG, from the coding sequence ATGCCCAAAATTAAAACCACCCGAGCAGCAGCCAAACGGTTCAAAAAGACTGGATCCGGGAAGTACAAGTTCAGAAAATCCCATGCCAGCCATATTTTGACCAAAAAGACCACCAAACGGAAACGATCGCTTCGTTTAGATCAGATGGTTGCCGGATCTGACATGAAAGAAGTCCGGCGGATGCTGCCCAATGGGTGA
- the rplT gene encoding 50S ribosomal protein L20, protein MRVKRGFKARRRRNKVLKLAKGFRGGRSKLFRTAADSVDKALMYAYRDRRAKKRDFRKLWVVRINAGARMNDLSYSQFIHGLKLAGCELDRKVLADLAVSDPAGFSQLASQASARLN, encoded by the coding sequence ATGAGAGTGAAAAGAGGGTTTAAAGCACGGCGCCGCAGAAATAAGGTGCTGAAACTGGCCAAAGGGTTCCGGGGCGGCAGAAGCAAATTGTTCAGAACTGCGGCGGATTCGGTTGATAAGGCATTGATGTATGCATACCGGGACCGGCGGGCAAAAAAGCGGGATTTCAGGAAACTGTGGGTCGTTCGAATCAATGCGGGTGCCAGAATGAATGACCTGTCCTATTCCCAGTTCATTCATGGCCTGAAGCTGGCAGGGTGTGAACTGGATCGGAAAGTACTGGCCGACCTGGCTGTTTCAGATCCGGCCGGATTTTCCCAGCTGGCTTCCCAGGCATCTGCCCGGCTGAACTGA
- the pheS gene encoding phenylalanine--tRNA ligase subunit alpha: MQNQIHNIENQALEEVQSADTLEDLEMVSVRYLGRKGILTAFLRGISSLPEDQRPDAGKNANLLKMKLEKSIHQARSRIQTAKTGKSSGIDVTLPGRRRGYGALHPITRVLDEISDIFMRLGFDIAEGPEVETDYYNFEALNIPKYHPARDMQDTFYVSDNIVLRTHTSPSQPRTMEKTQPPVRIISAGKVFRCDSDLTHTPMFHQIEGLMVDEQISFGDLKGVLTTFVHQFFDRQTALRFRPSYFPFTEPSAEVDIQCVICKGKGCRVCSKTGWLEVLGSGMVHPAVFENVGYDTQKYTGFAFGVGIERMAMLKYGIDDIRKYFENDMRFLGQF; this comes from the coding sequence TTGCAAAATCAGATCCACAACATAGAAAATCAGGCACTTGAAGAGGTTCAGTCCGCAGACACTTTAGAAGATCTGGAAATGGTTTCTGTTCGGTACCTGGGGCGAAAGGGGATTTTAACCGCTTTTTTGCGGGGGATCTCTTCTCTTCCCGAAGATCAGCGCCCGGATGCCGGGAAAAATGCCAATCTGCTTAAAATGAAACTGGAAAAATCGATCCACCAGGCCCGATCCCGGATTCAGACAGCCAAAACAGGTAAAAGTTCAGGCATTGATGTGACCCTGCCGGGTCGAAGGCGAGGGTATGGAGCCCTTCATCCCATCACCCGGGTGCTGGATGAGATATCCGATATCTTCATGCGTCTGGGATTCGACATCGCAGAAGGCCCTGAAGTGGAAACCGATTATTATAATTTCGAAGCATTGAATATTCCAAAGTATCATCCGGCCAGAGACATGCAGGACACCTTTTATGTGTCGGACAATATCGTGTTGCGGACCCATACTTCTCCGTCTCAGCCCCGGACCATGGAAAAAACACAGCCCCCGGTCCGGATCATATCCGCCGGTAAAGTGTTTCGTTGTGACTCTGATCTGACCCACACCCCCATGTTTCACCAGATCGAAGGCCTGATGGTGGATGAGCAGATATCGTTTGGTGATTTAAAAGGGGTGTTGACCACGTTTGTCCATCAGTTTTTCGACCGTCAGACCGCGTTGCGGTTCCGACCCAGTTATTTTCCGTTTACCGAGCCCAGTGCGGAAGTGGATATCCAGTGTGTGATTTGCAAGGGAAAAGGATGCCGGGTGTGTTCGAAAACCGGTTGGCTGGAAGTTCTGGGATCCGGTATGGTTCATCCGGCCGTGTTTGAAAATGTGGGGTATGATACCCAAAAATATACCGGGTTTGCATTCGGTGTGGGTATCGAGCGGATGGCCATGCTCAAATACGGCATTGATGATATCCGAAAATATTTCGAGAATGATATGCGTTTTTTAGGGCAGTTTTAA
- the pheT gene encoding phenylalanine--tRNA ligase subunit beta has protein sequence MKVTLSWIKEYIALDLEPEEIASKLTMAGLEVDAIENLYAYLQDIVVAKVLEVKKHPDADKLSCCVVDTGNSTPAHIVCGAPNVRPGMYSACALPGVILPGDVKIKKSKLRGQVSEGMLCSGAELRLDTDAAGIMDLSGEYVPGTPLNQALDFADTVFEIDLTPNRPDCLSVMGVAREAGAFVQPNQKLVKPDVTPAPQRLTGTSIHDHARVDIKDPDLCPRYCAGLLFDVTVGPSPFWLRRRLESVGLTPINNVVDVTNFVMLETGQPLHAFDYDNLADGRIVVQKAGDEKEFTTLDSKTHRLDPDMLMICDGKRPVALAGVMGGENSEIAPTTTRVLIESACFNPVSIRRTAKRTGIATDASHRFERGVDPDGTVYALQRAMALMADLGDAAMAKDMIDACPEPVVPVCIELDPVAMNIRLGTDLSVQEISRILESVAFKVQPAGKGCLMVSVPTFRVDVTRPEDLSEEVARLWGYNRIDTTYPPVPAKGRPVNPVILTRRTVRNILNGLSFSEAINYNFIAKDFCDRLRLSENDTRRNVVQILNPLSDQMSVLRTSLLPGLLENMRKNTSQQTDTLRLFEIGKTFFNTDANALPDEVEMLAGLITGNRTRQTWYAKKQPVDFFDLKGAIEDLLEGLGIKEVIFTRIDEAACPYFEPGYGAKIHKQGDIGVLGKLSHPVLRSLGLKQDAYVFELDLSAVMAHMPDQIQAKPLPRYPSISQDVTLIVERQIPVGDVMGQMKTIAEKEFLVEDMYLFDLFEGSPLAEGKKSLSFRIVYRSENKTLMEKHIRKLHAAISSRLVKAFHADLPE, from the coding sequence ATGAAAGTCACGCTGAGCTGGATAAAAGAATATATCGCTTTGGATCTTGAACCCGAAGAGATCGCTTCGAAACTGACCATGGCCGGCCTTGAAGTGGATGCGATTGAAAATCTGTATGCGTATCTTCAGGATATTGTGGTTGCCAAAGTACTGGAGGTCAAAAAACATCCGGACGCGGATAAATTGAGCTGCTGTGTGGTGGATACCGGAAACAGTACCCCGGCCCATATTGTCTGCGGTGCGCCCAATGTTAGGCCGGGTATGTATTCGGCCTGTGCGTTGCCGGGGGTCATCCTCCCCGGAGATGTGAAAATTAAAAAAAGCAAGCTTCGGGGCCAGGTGTCGGAAGGGATGCTCTGTTCGGGCGCCGAACTTCGTTTAGATACGGACGCCGCAGGCATCATGGATCTGTCCGGAGAGTATGTTCCGGGAACACCGTTGAATCAGGCATTGGATTTTGCCGATACCGTTTTTGAAATCGATTTGACGCCCAACCGTCCCGACTGCCTGAGCGTGATGGGGGTGGCCAGAGAAGCGGGGGCTTTTGTCCAGCCGAACCAGAAGCTTGTCAAGCCGGATGTGACCCCGGCACCGCAGCGCTTAACCGGTACATCCATTCATGATCATGCCCGGGTGGATATCAAGGATCCGGACCTGTGTCCCCGATATTGTGCCGGTCTTTTGTTTGATGTGACCGTGGGACCGTCTCCTTTCTGGCTGCGGCGCCGGCTGGAATCCGTGGGACTGACGCCCATCAACAATGTGGTGGATGTGACCAATTTCGTGATGCTGGAAACCGGGCAGCCCCTGCACGCCTTTGACTACGACAATCTGGCCGACGGGCGTATCGTGGTTCAAAAAGCCGGAGATGAAAAGGAATTTACCACCCTGGACAGCAAAACACACCGTCTGGATCCAGATATGCTCATGATCTGTGACGGCAAGCGACCGGTGGCCCTGGCCGGAGTCATGGGCGGCGAGAACTCGGAAATCGCTCCAACCACCACCCGGGTTTTGATCGAAAGCGCTTGCTTCAACCCGGTTTCCATCCGAAGGACCGCCAAACGGACCGGGATTGCCACGGATGCGTCCCATCGGTTTGAACGGGGCGTGGATCCCGACGGCACGGTGTATGCGTTGCAGCGGGCCATGGCCCTGATGGCAGATCTGGGGGATGCGGCCATGGCAAAGGACATGATTGATGCCTGTCCGGAACCGGTGGTGCCGGTCTGTATTGAACTGGACCCGGTTGCCATGAACATTCGTCTGGGAACCGATCTGTCCGTCCAGGAGATTTCCCGGATTCTGGAATCAGTGGCATTCAAGGTGCAGCCGGCCGGAAAAGGCTGTCTGATGGTTTCTGTTCCCACCTTTCGTGTGGATGTCACCCGGCCGGAAGACCTGTCTGAAGAAGTGGCACGGTTATGGGGATATAACCGGATCGACACCACATATCCGCCGGTGCCGGCCAAGGGCCGTCCCGTAAATCCGGTGATCCTGACACGCCGGACTGTCCGCAATATACTCAACGGCCTGTCGTTTTCTGAAGCCATTAATTACAATTTTATTGCCAAAGATTTCTGTGACCGGCTGCGGTTGTCGGAAAACGATACCCGCCGAAATGTGGTGCAGATTCTGAACCCGCTTTCCGATCAGATGTCCGTGCTCAGGACGTCTCTTTTACCGGGCCTGCTGGAAAATATGCGGAAAAATACATCCCAGCAGACAGATACCCTGCGGCTGTTTGAAATCGGCAAAACCTTTTTCAATACAGATGCCAATGCATTGCCCGACGAAGTGGAAATGCTGGCCGGACTGATCACGGGTAACCGGACCCGGCAAACCTGGTACGCCAAAAAACAGCCCGTGGATTTTTTTGACCTCAAAGGGGCCATTGAAGATCTTCTGGAAGGACTGGGGATTAAAGAGGTGATTTTCACACGGATCGATGAAGCTGCCTGTCCCTATTTTGAACCCGGTTACGGTGCAAAGATCCACAAACAGGGGGATATCGGTGTTCTGGGAAAACTGAGCCACCCGGTGTTGAGAAGTCTCGGACTTAAACAGGATGCCTATGTGTTTGAACTGGATCTGTCGGCGGTGATGGCCCATATGCCGGACCAAATACAGGCCAAACCTCTGCCGCGATATCCTTCCATCTCCCAGGATGTGACACTGATCGTGGAGCGGCAGATTCCTGTGGGGGATGTTATGGGCCAAATGAAAACCATTGCAGAAAAAGAATTTCTGGTGGAAGACATGTATTTGTTCGACCTGTTTGAAGGCAGCCCTCTGGCCGAAGGAAAAAAGTCCTTGTCCTTTCGAATCGTGTATCGCTCTGAAAATAAAACCTTGATGGAGAAGCATATACGCAAGCTTCATGCTGCCATTTCCAGCCGTCTGGTAAAAGCGTTTCATGCGGACCTGCCGGAATAA
- a CDS encoding ribosome maturation factor RimP encodes MDLSHKSKQHVNLITQVAEDLCQGEGFELVHVETVTWNRQTIIRIYADKPGGITLGDCAAISRQLGDLLDVHLPDMGGYRLEVSSPGPHRPLKKKQDFHRFKGSQIKIETRASIQGKKRFTGTLEQIQEDAVVIEVDGERVEIPDLQIYKANLAGR; translated from the coding sequence ATGGATTTGAGTCATAAAAGTAAACAGCATGTGAACCTGATTACACAGGTGGCGGAGGACTTGTGTCAAGGGGAAGGGTTTGAACTGGTTCATGTGGAGACGGTTACCTGGAATCGTCAGACCATCATTCGGATCTATGCGGATAAGCCCGGTGGTATCACTCTGGGAGATTGTGCGGCTATCAGCCGCCAACTGGGGGATCTGCTGGATGTGCATCTCCCGGACATGGGCGGTTACCGTCTGGAAGTATCATCGCCCGGACCCCACCGGCCATTGAAGAAAAAACAGGATTTTCACCGGTTCAAGGGCAGTCAGATTAAAATAGAAACCAGGGCATCCATCCAGGGGAAAAAAAGATTTACCGGCACACTTGAACAGATACAAGAAGATGCAGTCGTGATCGAGGTGGATGGTGAACGGGTAGAAATCCCGGATCTGCAGATTTACAAGGCAAACCTTGCAGGCCGGTAA
- the nusA gene encoding transcription termination factor NusA, whose translation MLITDIKRVIDQVSREKGIDPEVLINTLKEAIVSAARKKLGPRADIEVHYDGKTGEVEVFHFKEVVEEVEFPDNELTLEQGYEFDPECEIGDSLGIRIDTEEFGRIAAQSAKQVIIQKMREAERNAVYENFIHKKGKIINGIVQRFDRGSIIVNLGQAEAVLRPREQMPRENYKRGDRIRAYVLDVLEESKGAQILLSRTHPEFLMELFKTEVPEVAEGIVTLQGAARVPGVRAKIAVSSTDSDVDPVGACVGMKGNRVQNIVQELRGEKIDIVQWSPDVARFVCNALSPAEISRVIIDEDNRSMEVIVNDEYLSIAIGKGGQNVSLACEITGWHLEVTSEEEYSREVKLGYDSLMKLENVGLPMAEILFKSGYASLMDIVETSPEELASVMGVSEEEADATIAQAKKRLMEEQAAAEISPHLSEKEEQPEAEEQPEAVEQPEADDTADETDSDVMDENEAKP comes from the coding sequence ATGCTTATCACAGATATTAAAAGAGTGATCGATCAGGTCAGCCGTGAAAAAGGCATTGACCCCGAGGTATTGATAAATACCCTCAAAGAAGCCATTGTTTCCGCAGCCAGAAAAAAACTGGGTCCACGTGCGGACATCGAGGTGCACTATGATGGCAAAACCGGTGAGGTCGAAGTGTTCCATTTTAAGGAAGTGGTGGAAGAAGTGGAATTTCCGGACAATGAACTGACTCTGGAACAAGGGTATGAGTTTGATCCCGAGTGCGAGATCGGAGACAGTTTAGGGATCCGGATTGACACGGAAGAGTTCGGCCGCATCGCGGCCCAGTCCGCCAAACAGGTGATTATTCAGAAAATGCGGGAAGCTGAACGCAATGCCGTGTATGAAAATTTTATTCATAAAAAAGGTAAAATCATCAACGGGATCGTCCAGCGGTTTGACCGGGGCAGCATCATTGTCAATCTGGGGCAGGCGGAAGCGGTGCTGCGGCCCAGAGAGCAGATGCCCAGGGAAAATTACAAACGGGGAGACCGGATCCGTGCGTATGTGCTGGATGTTCTGGAAGAGTCCAAAGGGGCTCAGATCCTTTTGTCCCGGACTCATCCGGAGTTTTTGATGGAACTGTTTAAAACCGAAGTCCCGGAAGTGGCCGAGGGTATTGTGACACTTCAGGGAGCGGCCCGGGTACCGGGTGTCCGGGCGAAAATTGCCGTGTCATCCACGGATTCCGATGTGGATCCCGTGGGGGCCTGTGTGGGAATGAAAGGAAACCGGGTCCAGAATATTGTTCAGGAGCTTCGGGGAGAAAAAATCGATATTGTTCAATGGAGTCCGGATGTGGCCCGTTTTGTCTGCAATGCCCTGTCTCCTGCTGAAATCTCCCGTGTGATTATCGATGAGGACAACCGGTCCATGGAAGTGATTGTCAATGATGAATATCTGTCGATTGCCATCGGCAAGGGAGGCCAGAATGTGTCTTTGGCCTGTGAAATTACCGGGTGGCATCTGGAAGTGACGTCTGAAGAAGAATACAGCCGGGAAGTCAAACTCGGGTATGACAGTCTCATGAAACTGGAAAATGTCGGTCTGCCCATGGCGGAAATTTTATTCAAGTCCGGATACGCCTCTTTGATGGATATCGTGGAAACGTCACCGGAAGAACTGGCGTCCGTGATGGGAGTTTCCGAGGAGGAAGCCGACGCGACCATTGCACAGGCAAAAAAGCGATTGATGGAAGAACAGGCGGCTGCGGAAATTTCCCCACATCTTTCTGAAAAAGAGGAACAACCCGAAGCAGAGGAACAACCCGAAGCAGTGGAACAACCCGAAGCCGATGATACGGCAGATGAAACCGACTCCGATGTCATGGATGAGAACGAGGCTAAACCGTAA
- the infB gene encoding translation initiation factor IF-2 yields MAKLRVYELAKDLNMTNKALLNKLKELDIDAKSHMSSLEDSAIKQIKASLFGKSRQKEDLKVRPSVIRRRKKKAGRDPYMESREKPEDSAVSEMEVQKTEDTTDGRETAIDTPDAPPVAAEQKPAEKTSAAVPKSSEVSTPPKTSLTKKKKSEPARIIKPVKKTLPPEPEPVKPTPASEPVDTKTKQKSAAVSEPTPASAVSDDQKASEKKSPPAKEKSLKDDTAQEVPSTVQEKPSTVVTDKEAETTEKKPQKSDVSREAPATPETEEAKASKKKKKKKKSTPAKIVKKADPVVLENIRKTRAEEEKKDMSSERTARPAASNRSGAVATGPDTGAPFIPGEPDPGFRKKDRRKDEGPGDSFDGKRKKRKKKSVVEGEELYRGRGKKKRGKKDNRAKKGGFQKTQITTPKAIKRRIKIDEAIELAELAKRMGIKANEMIAKLMTMGVMATVNQTIDFETATLVAAEFDFEVEKASFEEDVLLQVETDNQDKGRMIKTPPVVTIMGHVDHGKTSLLDVIRKSKITSGEAGGITQHIGAYNVDTPKGGRITFLDTPGHAAFTAMRSRGAKVTDIVILVVAADDGVMPQTIEAINHSKAAGVPVVVAVNKMDKPGADPDRILRELAELDLLAEEWGGDVIFVRVSAKTGEGIDDLLEMVLLQSEVLELKANPDRNASGYVVESRLDTGRGAVATVLVKQGTLRDGDAIVCGLHSGKIRAMIDDLGNRIEEAGPSTPAEIVGLTGVPDAGDEFVAVATDKDAKQIANHRMQKQRAKELAKKSRANLEKMFENLGSEEIKELKLIVKADVQGSIEALNDSLKDLAKEEVDIKIIHSGVGTINESDVGLASVSDAIIIGFNVRPTPQIRKMAKDENVDMRFYDIIYDVINDIKAALDGMMPSTFHEIIIGRAEVRDTFVVPKIGTIAGCHIAEGKVIRGKKVRLLREGVIKCDTQLSSLRRFKDDVKEVEQGYECGIGLAKYNDIKAGDIIECYEVEERKYMPQKEN; encoded by the coding sequence ATGGCGAAACTCAGAGTATACGAATTGGCAAAAGATCTGAACATGACAAACAAGGCACTGCTCAATAAACTCAAAGAGCTCGATATTGATGCAAAGAGCCATATGAGTTCTTTGGAGGACAGTGCAATCAAACAGATCAAAGCCAGTTTGTTCGGCAAGTCCAGACAAAAAGAAGACCTCAAGGTCCGGCCTTCGGTAATACGTCGGCGTAAAAAGAAAGCCGGGCGTGATCCGTATATGGAATCCCGGGAAAAACCGGAGGATTCTGCAGTATCGGAAATGGAGGTACAGAAAACCGAAGATACCACAGACGGGCGGGAAACAGCCATTGATACACCGGACGCCCCACCGGTGGCGGCTGAACAGAAACCTGCTGAAAAAACATCTGCCGCTGTTCCGAAATCCTCTGAAGTGTCAACGCCTCCAAAAACCTCTTTGACAAAAAAGAAAAAATCCGAGCCTGCCAGAATTATTAAACCGGTAAAAAAGACTCTTCCCCCGGAGCCGGAACCGGTCAAGCCGACACCTGCCTCAGAACCTGTGGACACAAAAACAAAACAAAAATCAGCAGCTGTTTCGGAGCCGACACCCGCATCTGCAGTATCGGATGATCAAAAAGCGTCGGAAAAAAAATCACCACCGGCAAAAGAAAAAAGTTTGAAAGACGATACCGCCCAAGAGGTGCCTTCGACTGTCCAGGAAAAGCCTTCGACTGTTGTGACAGATAAGGAAGCGGAAACAACAGAAAAGAAACCTCAAAAATCAGATGTTTCCCGGGAAGCGCCGGCAACACCGGAGACTGAAGAGGCAAAAGCATCCAAAAAGAAAAAGAAAAAAAAGAAATCCACTCCGGCCAAAATTGTGAAAAAAGCGGATCCGGTGGTTTTGGAAAATATTCGGAAAACAAGGGCGGAAGAAGAGAAAAAAGACATGAGTTCAGAGCGAACTGCCCGACCGGCTGCATCGAATCGATCCGGTGCGGTTGCAACCGGTCCGGATACAGGTGCGCCGTTTATTCCAGGCGAACCGGATCCGGGATTCAGAAAAAAAGATCGTCGCAAGGATGAGGGTCCAGGCGATTCGTTTGACGGGAAACGCAAAAAACGCAAAAAGAAATCAGTGGTGGAAGGAGAAGAACTCTACCGGGGCCGCGGTAAAAAGAAACGGGGCAAAAAAGACAACCGGGCCAAAAAAGGGGGGTTCCAGAAAACCCAGATCACAACCCCCAAGGCGATCAAGCGGCGGATCAAGATTGACGAGGCCATTGAGCTGGCAGAACTGGCCAAACGGATGGGAATCAAGGCCAATGAGATGATTGCCAAACTCATGACCATGGGTGTGATGGCCACGGTCAACCAGACCATTGATTTTGAAACAGCAACCCTGGTGGCGGCGGAATTTGACTTTGAAGTGGAAAAAGCCAGTTTTGAAGAAGATGTTCTGCTTCAGGTCGAAACCGATAATCAGGATAAGGGCCGCATGATCAAGACCCCTCCCGTGGTCACCATCATGGGACATGTGGACCATGGGAAAACATCATTGCTGGATGTCATCCGAAAATCCAAAATTACCAGCGGAGAGGCCGGCGGAATCACCCAGCACATCGGAGCGTATAACGTGGATACCCCCAAAGGCGGGCGGATCACGTTTCTGGACACCCCGGGCCATGCCGCTTTTACCGCCATGCGATCCAGAGGGGCCAAGGTCACGGATATTGTGATTCTGGTGGTGGCGGCGGATGACGGAGTCATGCCCCAGACCATTGAGGCCATCAACCATTCCAAAGCTGCCGGTGTGCCGGTGGTGGTGGCCGTGAACAAAATGGATAAACCCGGGGCGGACCCGGATCGTATCTTGCGGGAACTGGCTGAACTGGACCTTTTGGCGGAAGAATGGGGCGGAGACGTGATTTTTGTCAGAGTGTCCGCCAAAACCGGTGAAGGGATCGATGATCTGCTGGAAATGGTACTGCTCCAGTCCGAAGTGCTGGAACTCAAGGCCAATCCGGACCGGAATGCCAGCGGTTATGTGGTGGAATCCCGGCTGGATACCGGCCGGGGGGCCGTGGCCACGGTGCTGGTGAAGCAGGGGACCCTGCGGGATGGAGATGCCATCGTGTGCGGGCTCCACTCCGGCAAAATCCGGGCCATGATCGATGATCTGGGCAACCGGATTGAGGAAGCCGGTCCCTCCACACCGGCGGAAATCGTAGGATTGACCGGGGTCCCGGATGCCGGAGACGAGTTTGTGGCTGTGGCGACAGACAAGGATGCCAAACAGATCGCCAATCACCGTATGCAGAAACAGCGGGCCAAAGAACTGGCCAAAAAGAGCCGGGCCAACCTGGAGAAAATGTTCGAGAACTTAGGTTCCGAGGAAATCAAAGAGTTGAAGCTGATCGTCAAAGCGGATGTCCAGGGGTCCATCGAAGCATTGAACGATTCCCTCAAGGATCTGGCCAAAGAGGAAGTGGATATCAAGATTATCCATTCCGGAGTCGGTACCATCAATGAATCGGATGTGGGCCTGGCCAGTGTGTCGGATGCCATTATCATCGGATTCAATGTCAGACCCACACCCCAGATCCGGAAAATGGCCAAGGACGAAAATGTGGACATGCGGTTCTATGATATCATCTATGATGTGATCAATGATATCAAGGCGGCTCTGGACGGCATGATGCCCTCCACTTTTCATGAAATTATCATTGGGCGTGCCGAGGTGCGGGACACTTTTGTGGTGCCTAAAATCGGCACCATTGCCGGATGCCACATTGCCGAAGGCAAGGTGATCCGGGGCAAGAAGGTAAGGCTGCTCAGAGAAGGTGTGATCAAGTGTGATACCCAGCTGTCCTCTCTGCGCCGATTCAAGGATGATGTCAAGGAAGTGGAACAGGGGTATGAATGCGGCATCGGTCTGGCCAAATACAATGATATCAAGGCGGGCGATATCATCGAGTGTTATGAAGTGGAAGAAAGAAAATATATGCCCCAGAAAGAGAACTGA
- the rbfA gene encoding 30S ribosome-binding factor RbfA, whose product MKPYTRAERISIKIQQAITELLTKKISDPRIEMATVSRVKLTPDLRLASIYVTVFGDEDRIAATLAGFKNSKGFIKKHIAPQLGLKYMPELRFFHDDSFDKAARMDALIDSVVKDIPKDSDPGSGESE is encoded by the coding sequence ATGAAACCATATACCCGGGCTGAACGGATCAGCATAAAGATCCAGCAGGCCATAACCGAGCTTCTGACCAAAAAAATCAGTGATCCCAGAATAGAGATGGCCACGGTGTCCCGGGTCAAACTGACCCCGGACCTGAGGCTGGCCAGTATCTATGTGACGGTTTTCGGAGATGAGGACCGGATCGCAGCCACTTTGGCGGGCTTTAAAAACTCCAAAGGATTTATCAAAAAGCACATTGCTCCCCAGCTGGGACTTAAATATATGCCGGAACTGCGGTTTTTTCACGATGATTCATTTGACAAAGCTGCCAGAATGGATGCCCTGATCGATTCAGTGGTCAAAGATATCCCCAAAGATTCGGACCCCGGCAGCGGGGAATCTGAATAA